Proteins encoded by one window of Esox lucius isolate fEsoLuc1 chromosome 4, fEsoLuc1.pri, whole genome shotgun sequence:
- the smtnl1 gene encoding smoothelin-like 1 has product MKEAKETGRGNVARKGVRGEKKREGRKEEKKKGAENTNAEVGKGLAGKDKGKSKEAEQQGKSKEAEQQGKSKRKSGVNPTAATQSTAAPPTARPRNSARSARASTKNDIIAKFQQNAPETPVVRNFKLQKSSVSVAMGGSIKQKVLSWCANKTRNYKGVCIENFSSSWCDGMAFCALIHRFFPDAFDYSTLNPAEREKNFTLAFHTAETMADCCPLLEVGDMILMGDKPDPMCVFTYVQALCHHLSKIEKERKDRAEEQKSKTVKDGQVETTTEKEEDDNKESGSIDDQREKEGGERKDGKEKESGESSAVEGDEEIKQEGKEVDALVETQA; this is encoded by the exons ATGAAGGAGGCcaaagagacagggaggggaaaCGTTGCCAGGAAAGGGGTGAGGGGGGAGAAGAAAAGGGAGGGAagaaaggaagagaagaaaaaaggagCTGAAAACACCAACGCTGAAGTAGGGAAGGGATTGGCTGGAAAAGACAAAGGGAAGAGCAAGGAGGCGGAGCAACAAGGGAAGAGCAAGGAGGCGGAGCAACAAGGGAAGAGCAAAAGAAAGAGCGGCGTGAATCCCACCGCCGCTACCCAATCCACCGCAGCTCCACCCACGGCCCGCCCCCGGAACAGTGCCCGCTCTGCCCGGGCATCCACCAAAAATGACATCATAGCCAAGTTCCAGCAAAATGCCCCTGA GACGCCGGTCGTCCGCAACTTTAAACTCCAGAAATCGTCTGTGTCTGTGGCGATGGGGGGGTCAATCAAACAGAAGGTGCTTTCGTGGTGTGCCAACAAAACACGCAACTACAAG GGCGTTTGCATAGAGAACTTCTCATCATCGTGGTGTGACGGGATGGCCTTCTGTGCTCTCATCCATCGCTTCTTTCCTGACGCTTTCGACTACTCTACGCTGAATCcggctgagagagagaagaattTTACACTTGCCTTCCACACGGCAGA gacaATGGCTGACTGCTGCCCCCTGTTGGAGGTTGGTGATATGATCCTGATGGGGGACAAGCCAGACCCCATGTGCGTGTTCACGTATGTCCAGGCCCTCTGTCATCACCTCTCCAAaatagaaaaggagagaaaggacagagCCGAAGAACAGAAGAGTAAAACGGTGAAAGACGGACAAGTAGAAACAACTACGGAGAAGGAAGAGGACGATAATAAAGAAAGTGGGAGCATAGACGATCAGCGGGAGAAGGAGGGCGGGGAAAGGAAAgatgggaaagagaaagagagtggcGAGAGCTCCGCAgttgaggg
- the LOC117594430 gene encoding spore wall protein 2-like, whose amino-acid sequence MDNISLHEEPTANQREDNKNNNQTEEEAPGQDCAPPVVKHLAEVIVKGHGVKSETNGEKAPEQAAVARNGNMVESQTEAHANEDTGEGVHKDDEGLPHGAGTVEMEDPKLTNRQDEENEEGEKEGEVEKEEGEEMDESKEKVVEKEGEDVDEQEKREVEKEGEDVDEQKKREVEKEGEDVDEQEKREVKKEGDEQEKREVEKEGDEQEKREGENEEIVERKGEGGKEEEVGQEGGGDKEE is encoded by the exons ATGGACAATATATCACTCCATGAGGAACCAACAGCCAACCAGAGAGaggacaacaaaaacaacaatcag acagaggaggaggctCCAGGGCAGGACTGTGCCCCTCCCGTGGTGAAGCACCTGGCAGAGGTCATAGTCAAAGGTCATGGGGTCAAGTCAGAGACTAATGGGGAGAAAGCTCCTGAACAGGCCGCAGTGGCGAGAAACGGAAACATGGTGGAGTCTCAAACTGAAGCCCACGCAAATGAGGACACTGGTGAGGGGGTACACAAGGATGACGAGGGGTTACCTCATGGTGCTGGCACAGTAGAGATGGAAGACCCCAAATTAACAAACAGACAGGATGAAGAAAATGAGGAGggtgagaaagagggggaggtagagaaggaggagggggaaGAAATGGATGAATCGAAGGAGAAGGTGGTCgagaaggagggggaggacGTGGATGaacaggagaagagggaggtcgagaaggagggggaggatgTGGATGAACAGAAGAAGAGGGAGGTCgagaaggagggggaggacGTGGATGaacaggagaagagggaggtcAAGAAGGAGGGGGATGaacaggagaagagggaggtcGAGAAGGAGGGGGATGaacaggagaagagggagggagaaaacgAGGAGATCgtagagaggaagggggaggggggaaaggaagaggaggtaGGGCAAGAGGGGGGTGGAGACAAAGAAG agtGA